The stretch of DNA TGCACTAATTGTTGCAATTGCAACTTTCTGTCAGGACCGAATACTATTACttatcattaaaatgtttctaaCAGATAATTAGGTGAAGTAATTCAACTGTAAATGAAGCACAAACCTCCAGATCCTGTAGAGCTGGGAGGATCCTGCACTGCCGAGGAAGAAGTTGACGAAAAACAGGTTCCAGTTCTTCGGGATGATGACCAACGAGTATCTGGACCAGATCAGGCCTGGTGGAGGAAGGACGACAGCGAGAGCGAAGGTTATGCACACTAATGGTGAACCAGCTGTTGCTTGTGAGAACAGAGTCTATGTTTTGGCAAAATGAGTAACCGATAAGACTTGTTTGAGGAAACAATGTTGCAAAAGCAAATAAGTCAGGCAACCTTTAGCATAGATTGTTCAGATTCTATCTGAGGACTGGACTGATAAACGGACAATCCACTGACACCGTTCATGGCCACGGCGTCTAAAACATTAAACCAACATGTCTGAAGATGTCTGATGTTATTTACTTGTAATACAAAAGAGGTAAAAGAAACAtaattttttccccaaattaGTTCTTattaaaacagattaaataaatgtacttaaaggcACAGTGCCTCCATCTTAATGATCTTCAAATGGAGCtcacactgaaatgtattttttctcatCTTACCCGTGGCTGTCAGTACTGCAGACTGGGACACACTGAGTTTATCTGCTGGTCGAGTCATATCAGCCAAACCAGCTCCAACCAGACCCTGCAGAGGAGAAGATATATGTCACACCAGGTATGGATTTtcactgtatttactgtatgcTAACAGATCGAACTGATCGAATTGATAAGATGATGATTACACAATGATGACAGATTAAGCCCTTTGTGTCGGTACCAATGGCTCCCAACCTCAGTGTTGGTACCCCCAACAGGGTTAGCAAGATAATCAACAGCACAGGGAagcactttgacatgcagaccaggggaatcgaaccagcaaaattacaataacaagacgctggctctacccctcaGGCACAGCCGCCCCATCAGGCCCGTAAAAAGTGCGACAAAGAAGCATCATGCATTGCTGATTAAATGGCCACCTTGCACAAACATAAGCATCGTATGATGAGGGGGGTTGCACTTAGgcaaagttttgttttaaaggtaTAAAAGATAATGGACTGAGTATCCTTACATACATCAAACATGTTAAACTGTGAGGAAATACTTACCCATTTAAACATCGGTGCCCAGAAGAAAACTGTTTTTGGACCTGAATCAAAAGAAAGGGGAAACGTGAAATTTGGCTGTATGTTCTAATAATGGATACAATATTTGGGATTATATCCAATGTTGACACAAACGTTCACATGTAAAATCATCAAATGGATCATACTGAACTCATAAACACTTCAATAACATATTTAGCTAGCTTTTAGTCAtttaagaaaagaaattcgATGGAGTGATGATGGCCGTTTTGCATTCAAGTGAAAGAAAGATGCAGCTTATCTTTCATaccatttttcctttttaaacagctgttttcaggaTGCAGATCAATGATGCGATGTATCTATTTGTAGAAAATGTAAGATCAATAACTGTTATATGACGGTGGAGAGACAaagttaatgttgttttaagtAACATTACTTTTCCAACACCTGGGATACATGTCACTCTAACATAGCAGACAGTCAGTTGTTCGATAATACTAACTTTGTTGAGCTAAAGATGAAGTTATCAACATTTCCTGGTGAtgttatattttcataaaaacaGTCAACAGGGGGATTTAGCTCGGTAGCAAGGCCAACATTAAATATCCTTAAAAGCCAGTtgacctgctgctgtctgactaTACAGAAGCAGAACCTGACCGATATATCTGTTGGCCAAAAGTGGCCCATCACAGATAAATCAGTATCAGTGTATATGTTGTCCAATATGAGCCAATattaaaaatgcagaaaatgatgCTTGGGATAGCGTATAATTAATACACTCCAAATGAAGGTGAATGTTAAACTGTAACATATCCTGCCTCTGATACATATCTTTGTGTACAAAGTGTACATATTGGCctatatttatacataaaatcaatattgaaatgttttatgtcCCGAAACAGgtatcggccccaaaaatcaagGTATCGGTCAGGCTCtatacagaagtatccactgccGTACCACCAGGCCACACAGCAGATTCTTCTCTAAGGCTGTGAAACCTCAAATTATCATCACCATTATGCCATTATTGTGTTCCAATAGcgggaagacagagagacattaaTAATAACCATTTAGACAAGGCCACTCTTCTTGCTggtggtcttgtttgcttatgtggGTCACATAATGGCATCACTGTTAAAATAGGACTGTTTCATGACCGGTTCTTTCAGTATATTtggtcaaataaaacatgataatgtCGTCAGTGAGATGTCGGTCacattctttcttcttttttttttatggtgatACCCTTGAACTCCTCTTTTATGTGACCTTCACATTATAATAAAGAATACTGGCTTTAGGACAACAGAATGTTGCATAGCACTAACATACAATATCATCAGGTGGATAACATACAACCGAACATCAATAAACAGGCCCAGCCCTTGAAAACTATGACATATTCTATAGTTCTCTTATGTTACACCAACTGTTGTTCATTGAGATGGTTCATCTTCATACCAGGCTTTTGTCACCTGCTGCACAATCTGATATAAAACCAGACAATCAAGCCTGAGTGTATGTGTAACACAGTCTTGTAAACCTCAGTGTGTCTGAGCAACTGGCAGAAGACTCACCTAAACTTAATTAGCTGTAGCACAGGGACAAAAAACATGCAGGGGCCATAAAAAGCTGCTGGTCTTGCCTCACCTCTCCTCAGGCTAAACAGAAAGTAGGACTTATGTCGCTGCAAATCACCTTCGAGGGAGTTGGCTTGAGTCGCCGCCCCTTCATACCTGCTTGGAAAGTTGTCCTTGACATCCAGAGCTAGAGTACCCTTACTGAGACAAAACAAAGGGCAGAGCGTCCCATGTGACGCAGGCGACTCCTTAATCTCAGTACCCTCTAGTTAATATCAGTGTCAAGGAAAGCTGAATGTGTCACTGAACAGGAGAAACACGTTCAGCTTATAAGGGTGCTGCTAAAGAACCATTCAGCCTAATGCAATAAGTCCCATTCTGTGATGCTGTTAAACTGTATTAGACTGGGAAGTGTTTCTACTAAATTTAGTCTGCCCTCATTTCTAGCAAGTGGGTTGACAAAATATGTCTTCATGAAAGTAGGATTTACTGTACAGCTGTTGAATAACACTGTACTTAACTTGTTGCACTGTTGCTGATAATGCAATTACTTCGATGTTGTAGTGCAAGCTTTACACAGTTAAGAATGCTATACATCATAACTACAGCTTGTAAGGTAGGTCGGTTATGGCGAAAATAATTAAAGAGCTGATGACtgattgtttctttttcatcatgaaatcaagtaaaaaatataaaatgtttgcttttctcAGCTTCTAAATGTGACAGtttgctgcttctctctgttttaaatAGAAAACCTTTGCGTTTTGGACTACAACATCTGAAAACAAAACCCTAGGCTGTCAGTACTTTCGATGatcatttcctttttcctttcatttcatatacaaaacaattaaattaCCCTGCAGCCCAATTATGATTAATAGAACCACCATCATAGTATGCATAAAAGTTCCGCTTTAACTAAAAGTATTAACTTTAAATGATTTTTCAAATCATACTGTAAAAGGTGCCGAGCTGGTCTTTGGAAAAACTTTGCTGTGATTGAAACAAATTCAGTGACTGTTGATTTTCTTGGTTCTCTTATTTGGTGACATGACACCATAACAGAACAGTCTGCTAGTTAAAGAGTGACTACAATAAGGGtacatgctgttgttttcatagCAATACCTTTGAACTCCCCTCACATCCAGAGCCTCATGCACTGTAACCTGTTGGCTAACTACAGGTCACACAGGCACAAACCGTCCCTGTCATAAACTCAGCTCTTCTTCACAGACTGAGCTTCTTAGCTGGTCTGATCCCAACAGATTAGGGTCTCCTAGAGCAACTCTGAAACACTACGTTACAACTACGACTTTCACACACTGGTCAGATTTCAACAATAGACAGCTGATGTTCTATCCTCTACAGGACGGAGCCCCAACATCACCCACATCAGCTGGAGAGAGCCCCCATCAGTCACCTAACGCCACCACAGAGACCCCCCTCAGGAAGCTGGATGATAAACTGATTTATTACCTGCCGGGTGGTTGTACAGAGGTCTCAGCTTGGCGGGCAGCATGTGCTCGATCTTGTCCAAAATCCGGTGATAGGACACTCTCAACGCAGCCATGATTGTAGATGTGTCTGATGAAAATGAAGATACTGAGCGCAACTTGAAGCTAGCTCGCTAAATTGTTAGCTAGCTAAGGACCTTTCTTAACGCCAcagattgtttttaaaaaccgTTTGCCTCCGCCCGTTTGCACGGTGTTGTCAAATATTTCAATGAAAGGTCGATTAAAcgatgagagaggatgctgctgTCTTACTGTCGACCTTCCCCCGGCACCACTATGACCATGCTAGCGCCGCTAACTTGTCAGTAGCTGCTTCTGTCTGACCGACACGACGAGGTGACTTTCCGTACGACGCAACCTACCGCATGAGGGGCGGGAAAGCATATTTTCACAATTATCATTGGTTCGCACAGTCAGAACAACGATATGATTGGTTTAGATCGGTCTGTTTCTTTTGCCTCCCGGAGTTTCACAGCTGGGTGGAGACAAATCCCATCTTCATAAACAATTTGTGTGTTAAAGATTAAATATTATCGTAAAGAGGCAACACTTTCATTTTATACTAAAGTTTTCTGCAAAAGGATTTCAATGATAATGTTTctattcagaaaaaaaacctgtccaTGTTAACTGTATTCttttatgatattatatatctgataaacctttttaaattagacacacaaaaaacagaaaatgttttaattgaatttataattaaagcttttcttttattttaaatgacgTTTATTGTTTTAGTGTGTGATTTTCCttggtattttgttttatattatcGGTTCCCATCATTCAAattgtttaacatttaaataactCGTTTCTtatgaaaaatgcaaaacagattttaattaGTGTAAATAGGAGGACACACAATCTGTGTTAAATTCTATATTTGATCTGTACCATGTGTAATAGAAGTAGGCTATTTTCCTGCCTCATCCTAATGTGTTTGAGCACTACCAAACTGATTAATAGGTAAAGTAGGCAATGGGTCCCAAGGTTAAGAACTATTTAAGTTAAATATCTACAATAGCAATCAACAATCTAGGTTTCAAAACTGAGCTACAAGCAGCCAATGTTTGCCCCGGGGCCTCGTAACAGGTTAATCCAGTCGTTTCTTTGAGGAACCTGAAAACAGCAATGCATATGGTCAAACAACATACCTGGTTCTCCTCAAACTTTGAATTCACTTCATTCACATCTGTAGAAGGCTGGATTATCACCAAATTGGCAATATTAGATTCTGGCCCCATGATGTCCAGAGCCATCTGCTATACAGAGCTTTCATCGGATTCTGCAAAGTCAGAACCATCCAGTCCAAATACAGCAGTCAACGCAAGCGCATGTTATTTTCTTATGTTAAAGACAAGATGTGTTTCTACCATAGCTCATGTACTGGGTAGATGTGATATTTTATCCATAGACCTCAACAGTGCAGTACTTTATGAAATTATGGTGTGCAGCACTGAAGGACACCAACAAGTGACATGACAAGAACCTAGATAAGATGTGTCCTGCTTATCTAAAGGTCTTTAAAGGGTTCTTGTGTCAAAATCTAGCTCTCAGACaatcaatatttcagtttttaccTTAAATGTTGTATATTCTGAATTTAATGGGTCAATAAAGATACCACATTGTGTATCTGGGATCATGTAGTGTACTAATAAAGAAAAACTACACCGAAAAGTTCTATACTATACTATGCCATACTATACtctaatataatataatataatataatataatataatataatatttattagCAATTATTACCAAGGTATCAACTTCACTTCCTGGGatataaaaacatcaaaccCTCACACTCACTCCGCCCCCTCAGCTGCCCAGCTTCCTAACACGAGCGCTCCCATCCACTCCGTCAATAGAACACGTAGTTTATCGCGGTATTTGGACACAGCTGTCCGCTGTCTGCTAGAAGAAATAAACCAGGCTAGGCTAGCAGGAGGACAGGACAGATAGTTAGCCGCGCAGAGAGCAGGGATTCAGTCCGTGTAAACTCAGGAGGACAGCGGAGACTGGACAGCAGCGAGCCTTTCACCTCCAGCAATGCAAACGTTGAGTGTCGCAGCGAGCTAACGGCAGAGCTGTCCCGACACACGGGGACTGGTTTTGATGGCCAAACCGAGGCGACGATAATAATAAAAGGCGACATCAACAAGAAAGGGTTAGCTTAGTTTCAATGTTATTGTTAATTAAATACCACATATGGTCACAATGTCCTGCCCTGGCAATCTGGTTTGGGATGTAAATAAACGCTTAATTGGATACAACCAGCCTAACACCATCAGGACCAACTATTTAGGTAAGAGCACAACACGCCTCTTTAATGCTAGCAGCAACGTAGGTGGTAAACATGTACTATTTTAACATTGTGTCTGGCAGGTAACTCCACTGCAGGCTGGGTCTGTGGCACTGAGATGAACTGACAGCTAGTGCCCAGAGCCATTAGTCTGTCTACTGAACAACAGAGAGAGCCGCTCGGTTCCTCCTGCGAAGTCAGAGCCGAGCAGGGCAGATAGATACAGCAGACAGCGGCAGTGAACGCAGTTTAGCAGCATCTTCTCCTGTCTGTGTGAGAGTCCAGAGCTGAAGCGCCAGATAAATGGGATTAAATGTTATGTGTAATCCGTAATAGCGCAGCTCTCTGTGAGGAGCAAAATCATGTTTATCTCCTCATCCAAAGATCACATTATTTTGCACGGGGGGATTTTCTGTGCCATCACATAACCGTGTACTTCAGATGACGTACAGGAAGGCAAACCATCTACAGGctgtatcatcatcatcatcaccatcatcatcatcatcatcatgatgtgtatcTGAACTCTCAAGCGTAGCTGTGAAATAATGCAGTTAGAAGCATGGATGAATCATGCAGTGTGTTTATGAAGACTTCCTGCATTATAAAGTGCTTTCAGTTTTGCAGGGATGTATGCAGTGGAAGTGAAACCAAGTGCAACAAACTTATTAAAAACATCATCTTCCCGGTGattgaatgtaactaagtacatttactcaagtactgcccCTATGTGCCCAATTTTGTGGCGCTTTCATTTTGCTTGCGTTTTTCCATTTTGTGCTCATTTCTACCTCCACCCCTCTACATTTGGATGCAAGTATCAAACTTTTGACTCCTCTACACTTATTTGATAACTtgagttactagttactttttagattgcatgctgcatcagagccaaaggaaaacattttaagattaatttattttatcagcaatctgaTTTAAAGAACACTGATTCTAATTGTCAGATAAATGCTGAAAATCTGATCAGATAAACCTTTCGGCTGAAATCAGTGGACTCTGTTTACAGTGTAAGTACAAGTGAATAAATGTGTAATATCACTTTAACTTGTACTTTTTTGATACATAAGTACATTTAGtgtcagatactttaagacttttacccAACTACTATCCCTTTGGGTGATGCATTCTTTTTAAAGTCATATGTTGACACATtacctttacttttacttcacttcaagtatgacttttgggtccTTTTATGTCATTGCATCTCTCTAAACACACTCACAGTACACACCGTTGTCGTGTTAACAACCTTTAACTGAGAGAATGGTTGCAGAGTTGATTCATCACACAATGCACAACACAGGCAATCGTCATTATACTAGTTTCCTTATTGGGCTGGGACAAAATCTCGTGGTGAAATATCACTTCCTCTTGTGCAAagttattgattattttaatcaaaACGTGCAGCCGCTCTAACAGATTCAACAGCCACTTTTACTTACCAGAGTCACTACTACACGACTCATTGCGGTGTAAAcatctttttcactttttaactCCAGAATGGTTCTTCTTGCTgttatcgtgatgtatcgtgaaTGATTGTCTTGCAGTGTCACAGTATCGCTGTATTGTGATGGTATTGTATCATGAATTCATCTGATTCCCGTCCCTAAAGCTCTGGAAAGATGTACGCCCTTTAATTTGTACAATGGTGCACACTTAGTGTGTACCATGTGGTTTGATTCCCAGTCGTCCAAACTAGAATAACAGTCTTTTTAACCTCACATCAAAACACATCGTCATCCACGTTGTAATACTGCGATAATGAGAACAGGCATAAGATCAGTAGAATCAAGGAAGAAAATATGGATGAGATAATCTAATATGATACAGAATATCAGGAAATAAGAATGTTACTCATATACACGGTAGAAAGACTCACAGTCTATGTTTGAGTGTCTAGAGGTAGCTTGTCTTTCATTCATGTTTCATATCCTTCTTGTAATTCTGTAATCTTAACCAGACCTGTAACCCTCACTTTCTTGAAGTGAGGGCCCTCATTAGTGAGATCTCTGGATAGaattcttttctctgtctccagtGTGGTGCAACAACAGTGGTGACCGTGGTGTAAACAGAGGACAGCGGGGCTGGACAGAAAGCTTTATAAGACCTGTCTGCAGTGAGGCCTGTCTCCCAGTCAGCACCTGACAGTGGTTGAATGGAGCCTGTCGAGGTGGGGCAGGTGCCACAGAGGTTTAGTCAGTGCTGTATTTAGCTTGACTGAGATACGGTTGGAGCTGTTATTGTGTATGGGGAGAGGATGCGTGTGTGGGTCAGGATATATTTAGCTTCAAAAAGGGGGGATGGGGGCAACGAGGAGTGGTCTGAATTCCAACAGAAAGACTTAAAGGAAAAATGCGTCTCTATTGCTGAACTTCAAGATTATTAATGACACTGGATCCTGTCTTGGTGACTCTAATGGGCAAAAATAAGACCGATGCATTTACCTGACACGTCTGGATCCACTTTGGCAGTTAGTGTATTCTCACAAACAGGCTATGTAATAAATATTGTCAATGTATCTTTGcgacaaaatgtattttacacaACAATATATGacatgacacatttaaaaaacaatcttattttgattttaagatACATTTATGCCACTGATGTAATGATAATATAGTTGCATAATACTGCAAGCAGAACTCTTTGAAAGAACGAATAATTTTTAATTCTTGATATTCCGACACTGGGATTTGAATGGGAAAAATTATTAAAACGTAttacattgatttaaaaagataaaaccacacaaccatAACGTTACataaaatgggaaaatgtgcttacaatagtaatagtaataaaaaCCCTGCAGAATATTCTGGCATCATGTCGACTAAAATGTTGGTCAGCAAAAATGATCATTCGCACAACTTCGACATGCTGATAAGatatatacaataaataaacaacgtCATTACTGTGACAGGCACACAGATACCAAATGTGCACGTCTTGTGTGGGCGGTCTGTACACGACTGCTGAGGGAAGATTTTCACATAATTAG from Sparus aurata chromosome 9, fSpaAur1.1, whole genome shotgun sequence encodes:
- the mpc2b gene encoding mitochondrial pyruvate carrier 2b, which produces MAALRVSYHRILDKIEHMLPAKLRPLYNHPAGPKTVFFWAPMFKWGLVGAGLADMTRPADKLSVSQSAVLTATGLIWSRYSLVIIPKNWNLFFVNFFLGSAGSSQLYRIWRHKQDLKAKALEAPES